CGCCTTCGCCCACGACCTCCTGCGCGAGACGCTGTACGCCTCGCTGGACGACGCCGAGACCCGCGCACGCCATGCCGCCGCCGTACGGGCCCTGGACGCCCACGGCGGCCTCGGCGACGCGGTGCCGCCCGGCGCCCTGGCCCGCCACGCCCACCTCGCCGGCGACGCCCTGGAGCGCGACCGGCGGATCGACCTGCTGCTGGCGGCCGCCCGGGACGCCTCCGGGCGCCTGGCCGACGAGGAGGCCGCCGGCCACTACCGGCGCGCCCTCGCAGTGGCCTCCGGCGAGGATCCGGACCTTCGGCGGGCCGTGCTGATCGGTCTCGACCTCGCCGGACAGCTCCGGCACGCGGGGGAGTCCGCCGAGGCGCAGCGCCTGCTGGACGGGACGGTCTCCCGGGCCCGGGAGCTGGACGACCCGGAGCTGCTGGGCCGGGTGGCGATCACCCTCCACGGCGACGCTTTCCTGGGCACCCCCGGCGGGTCCACGGAGGGCCTCCTCGCCGAGGCGCACCGCAGGATCACCGGCAAGGAGGGCCAGGAGAGCCTCTCCGACGACCGGCTCGCCCAGGAGCTGGCCATCAACTTCATGGCGCTGGCCCGGAGCGGCTCGGACGACGAGGCGCTGGCCTTCTCGCTCTGGGCGCGCCACGACTCCGTGTGGGGTCTCGGCTCGGCGGTGGAGCGGCTCGGGCTGACCGACGAGATGACCGTCGTCGGCCGCCGCACCCAGCACCACGACATGGAGCTGCACGCGGCGTCGATGCGCTGGGTGGCGCTGCTGGAGCTGGGCGACCCGGCCTTCCTCGACCAGTTCCGTACGTTCGTCCGGCTCGCCCGGCTGACCGCGCTGCCCCGGTTCGCCCTGGGGGTCGCCGTCGACACCAGCCTGATCGCCGCCCTGCAGGGCCGGTTCGCCGAGGCGGCCACCGCACTGGCGGACGACGCACTCGACCCGGAGACCCACGACCACGCGGCTTTCGGCTTCTACCACCTGCATTGGGCGCGTCATCTGCTCCAGGGCCGCTTCGCCGAGGCCGAGGAGGTCCTCGCCGACCTTCCGGCCTCCGGGTATCCCCACCCCGGGCTGCTGGAGGCGGTCACCGCGGTGGAGCAGGGGGACGCCACGCCCGCGCTGCGCCTGATCGCCGAGCACGCGGACCGCGCCGCCCCCTGCCCCCGGGCGTTCATGCCGCTCTGGCTCAGGCTGCTGGCCCAGACGGCCGCGGTGACGGGCGACCCGCGCCTCATCGCCCGCGCGGAGGACGAGCTGACCCCCTACACGGGCCAGTGGGTCGTCTCGCTGTACGGATGCGACATCGGCGGCCCCGTCGACCTCTGGCTCGGGATGCTCGCCGCCGCACGCGACGACCAGGACGCGGCGGTGGCGGCGCTCGCCGAGGCCGCCGCCTCCTCGGACCGCCTCGGCGCCCGCCCCTGGGCCGCACGCGCCCGGCTGTCCCTGGCCCGTTCCCTGCTCGCCCGCTCCGGCGCGGGCGATACGGACCAGGCCCGTCGGCTGCTCGGCGAAGTGGCCCGGGAGGCCGGCGAGTTGGCCATGGATCACCTGGAGGCCGAGGTCGCCGCCCTCCGTGCGGCCCCGCCCCTGACAGCCTCTGCCACGCCCACCACCCCTGCCCCGGCCATCGCGGCGGCCGATGCCTCCGCGGCCACCTCCGTCTCACGGGCACAGGACCCGGCCGCGGACCCGGACCTGAGCGGGGGCTGGCCCGGGGCCGGAGGTAAGGCGGGGGACAGGGGCGGAGGCGGGGCCGGGGTGTCAGCGGTCCGAGCCAGGGCAACGACGGTGCCGGACCGCGCCACGGCAACGGCGGCTCCAGGCCGGGACAAGGCTGCCGCGCCGGACGGGTCGTCCGCCGAATTCCGGCGGAACGGCCCGGTGTGGCAGCTGCGGTGGGACGGGGTGACCGTGCACGTCCCGGACGCCAAGGGCCTGCGGGACCTGCACAGCCTGCTGGGGCTCCCCGGCGCCGACGTCCCGGCCGTCCGGCTCCTCGCACCCGAGGGCGGGGACCTCGTCGCCGCCGCCGGGCAGCTCGGCAGTGATCCGGTGCTCGACGAGGAGGCCAAGCGCCGCTACAAGGCACACCTGGACCGGCTGGACGCCGAGATAGACCGAGCAGCCGCCCGGGACGACACCCAGCAGGTGGAGAAGTACGGCCGGGAGCGGCAGGCTCTCCTCGACGAGCTGCGCACCGCGGCCGGGCTCGGCGGCCGGACCCGTCGGCTGGGCGACCGGACCGAGCGGGCCCGCAAGACGGTCACCGCCCGGATCCGCGACACCCTGCGCAAGCTGGAGACCCTGCACCCCGCGCTGGCCGCCCACCTCAAGGCCTCCGTCACGACCGGAACCACCTGCGCCTACCGCCCCGACCACTCCCCCGACTGGCGGCTCTGACCCGCACCACCCCGGCCTCCGGAGCATCCCGCCCCGGCCCTTCGCCCGCCGACCCGGCCGGCCCGGCGCCCGCCGTCGGTCACTTGCGGTTGTACAGCCGCATCGTCACCACACCGAAGACCGCCATGAGCGCCCCGGCCCACCCCAGCGACCAGGCGACGTCGGCGGCCGGCCAGTTGCCCGCCATCAGCTCGCGCACCGCGGTGGCGAGATGGGTGACCGGGCTGTTGTTCACGAAGGCCTGGAGCCAGCCCGGCATCGTCTTCGGGTCGACGAAGACATTGCTGAGGAAGGTCAGCGGGAAGATCACCATCATGCTGACGCCCATCACCGACTTCTCGGAGCGCAGCAGCAGCCCGAACATGGTCCAGATCCAGGAGAACGCGAACGAGAACACGATCAGCAGCGCGATGCCCGCCAGCACTCCGAGCACCCCGCCCCCGGGACGGAACCCGATGAGCATGCCGATGGCGAGCATGACCGCCGATGCCAGCAGATAGCGCAGGACGTCGCCGAGCAGATAGCCGACCATCGGGGCGGGCCGCCAGATCGGCAGCGTGCGGAACCGGTCGAAAACGCCCTTGGCGATGTCCGTGTTCACCGCGACGCCGGTGTACATCGTGATCATCACGACGCTCATCACCATGATGCCGGGCAGCAGGAACTGGATGTACTCCTCCGTGGAGCCGGCCAGCGCCCCTCCGAAGAGGTAGGTGTACATCAGGACCAGCATGACCGGGAAAGCCGTCACGTCGAAGAGCTGCTCCGGCACATGCTTGATCTTCAGCATGGCGCGCCAGCCGAAGGTCAGCGATGCCGACAGGGCACTGGGCCTCGGCGGGCGGTCGTGGCCCACCAGGAGCGCGGAGAGGCGTTCCTGGTCCGGCGCGGCGAACGCGACGTCCTCGGGCTCCGTCTTGGCGGTCGCGGTGCTCATGCCGCCACTCCCTTCTTGTCCGTGAGTGCGAGGAAGACCTCGTCGAGGCTGGGCTGTCCCAGCGAGAAGTTGTCGACCGTGATGCCGCACCGGGCCAGCTCGGCCAGGGCACGCCCGGCGTGCTCCGCCGCGCCCTGCTCGGTGCTCTGCCCGTCGACCCGGGCGGTCAGCGCCACCGGGTCCGCGTCCAGCTGGACGTCCGCGTTCAGCGCGAGCGCCAGCACCCGCTGCGCCTCGGCCCGCTGGTCGGCGTTCCGCAGCCGCAGGTGGACGGTGCCGGCGCCGACGGATGCCTTGAGCTCGCCCTTGGTGCCCTCGGCGATGACCTTGCCGTGGTCGATCACCGCGATCCGGGAGGCCAGCTGGTCGGCCTCGTCCAGATACTGGGTGGTCAGCAGGACCGTGGTGCCGTGGGCGACGACCGCCCGCACGATGTCCCACACCTGGTTGCGGCTGCGGGGGTCGAGTCCGGTGGTCGGCTCGTCCAGGAAGAGCACGTCCGGGGTGTTCAGGATGGACGCGGCGATGTCGATGCGCCGCCGCATGCCTCCCGAGTAGTTCTTCACCTGCTTTCCCGCCGCCTCGCTCAGCCCGAACCCGTCGAGCAGCTGCTCCGCCCGGTGACGGGCCGCCGGCTTGTTGTGGCCCAGCAGCCGGGCGAGCAGGACGAGGTTCTCGGTACCGGTCAGGTCCTCGTCCACCGAGGCGTACTGGCCGGTCAGGCTGACCCGGCTGCGGACCGCGTCGGCGTCCTTCACGACGTCCTTGCCGAAGACGCGGGCCGAGCCGCCGTCGGGGCGCAGCAGGGTCGCGAGCATGCGGACGGCGGTGGTCTTCCCGGCGCCGTTGGGTCCGAGGACGCCGTAGACGGTGCCCGTGGGCACCGCGAGGTCGATGCCGTCCACCGCGCGGTTGTCGCCGAAGACCTTCACCAGCCCCGTTGTCTCGATGGCCAGTTCAGTACTCATGATCCATTCCTTGTTCGGTCGTCGGTGGAAGTCGGTGATCCGCACCCCGCTCCGGCTGCTCGTGAGACCGGAGCCGCTCATGAGACGTAGGGGCGGACGGCGCGCGCCTCGCGCAGGGCCCAGCCCCACCAGCCGAGCTGGTCGAGCATGAGAGCGACGGACCGGTCCCGTCCGGTGTCACCGGGGTGCCCCTCCAGCGGTTGCTGGAGGACGTCGAGCGCGACCCCGTTCCTCAGGGTGACCGTGTGCAGCTCGGTGAAGACCGAGCGCAGCTGCTCCACGGCGTACAGCCCGGCGGAACCGTGTCCGTAGCTCACGAAGGCGACCGGCTTGGTCTGCCACTCGTCGTAGGCGAAGTCGATGGCCTGCTTCAGCGAGGCGGGGAACGAGCGGTTGTACTCCGGGGTGACCACGACGAAGGCCTCGGCCCTGGCGATCTCCTCGGTGAACTCCGTCATCTGGCCGGTCGCCCGCCCCGGGTAGTGCACGGGGAAGACGAAATCGGCGAGGTCGAGCACGGCGAGGTCCAACTCGCTCCGGTGCCGGGCACGCTCCATGAACCAGCGGCCGACCGCATCGCCGATGCGGCCCTCGCGCGTACTGCCGATGATCACCGCTACCCGCAGCGGAGCGTTGTCCGTCGTCATCGCTCGTTCCTCCTCCCGCTCTCACTTCCTGGGCGCGAGACGGAGAGGCGCGGCCGCCAGATCGAATCTGGCGGCCGCGCCTCGCGGTGAGTC
This sequence is a window from Streptomyces parvus. Protein-coding genes within it:
- a CDS encoding AAA family ATPase gives rise to the protein MTPALFGRDHPAGVLRSEIARATDSHGGLVLVTGEAGIGKSTLVTDAAHEARRRGALVVGGSCWDSDNTPGYWPWVQILRGLRRSATATEWAAAQEASDGRLAVLLGDPAGAATGGAHGGEPGVEAGAQGDTGPPGGDRPGGKPPGWGPSEGAEAFGLFDAVTTALVTVSQSRPLVVVLDDLHSSDPASLRLLEFAAQHAWFERLLLIGTYRDVEVEAPGHPLQQLILPLVSRAAATLTLTGLGRDEVGALMTVTTGREPAPQLVDEVHRRTGGNPFFVEQTARLWHSGSPVSTIPPGVREAVRRRLALLPEPVVSLLTSAALLGREFRRQVLALVHGAPVPHVDRLLESAVIARVVVPRPSGQYAFAHDLLRETLYASLDDAETRARHAAAVRALDAHGGLGDAVPPGALARHAHLAGDALERDRRIDLLLAAARDASGRLADEEAAGHYRRALAVASGEDPDLRRAVLIGLDLAGQLRHAGESAEAQRLLDGTVSRARELDDPELLGRVAITLHGDAFLGTPGGSTEGLLAEAHRRITGKEGQESLSDDRLAQELAINFMALARSGSDDEALAFSLWARHDSVWGLGSAVERLGLTDEMTVVGRRTQHHDMELHAASMRWVALLELGDPAFLDQFRTFVRLARLTALPRFALGVAVDTSLIAALQGRFAEAATALADDALDPETHDHAAFGFYHLHWARHLLQGRFAEAEEVLADLPASGYPHPGLLEAVTAVEQGDATPALRLIAEHADRAAPCPRAFMPLWLRLLAQTAAVTGDPRLIARAEDELTPYTGQWVVSLYGCDIGGPVDLWLGMLAAARDDQDAAVAALAEAAASSDRLGARPWAARARLSLARSLLARSGAGDTDQARRLLGEVAREAGELAMDHLEAEVAALRAAPPLTASATPTTPAPAIAAADASAATSVSRAQDPAADPDLSGGWPGAGGKAGDRGGGGAGVSAVRARATTVPDRATATAAPGRDKAAAPDGSSAEFRRNGPVWQLRWDGVTVHVPDAKGLRDLHSLLGLPGADVPAVRLLAPEGGDLVAAAGQLGSDPVLDEEAKRRYKAHLDRLDAEIDRAAARDDTQQVEKYGRERQALLDELRTAAGLGGRTRRLGDRTERARKTVTARIRDTLRKLETLHPALAAHLKASVTTGTTCAYRPDHSPDWRL
- a CDS encoding ABC transporter permease, with product MSTATAKTEPEDVAFAAPDQERLSALLVGHDRPPRPSALSASLTFGWRAMLKIKHVPEQLFDVTAFPVMLVLMYTYLFGGALAGSTEEYIQFLLPGIMVMSVVMITMYTGVAVNTDIAKGVFDRFRTLPIWRPAPMVGYLLGDVLRYLLASAVMLAIGMLIGFRPGGGVLGVLAGIALLIVFSFAFSWIWTMFGLLLRSEKSVMGVSMMVIFPLTFLSNVFVDPKTMPGWLQAFVNNSPVTHLATAVRELMAGNWPAADVAWSLGWAGALMAVFGVVTMRLYNRK
- a CDS encoding daunorubicin resistance protein DrrA family ABC transporter ATP-binding protein, translated to MSTELAIETTGLVKVFGDNRAVDGIDLAVPTGTVYGVLGPNGAGKTTAVRMLATLLRPDGGSARVFGKDVVKDADAVRSRVSLTGQYASVDEDLTGTENLVLLARLLGHNKPAARHRAEQLLDGFGLSEAAGKQVKNYSGGMRRRIDIAASILNTPDVLFLDEPTTGLDPRSRNQVWDIVRAVVAHGTTVLLTTQYLDEADQLASRIAVIDHGKVIAEGTKGELKASVGAGTVHLRLRNADQRAEAQRVLALALNADVQLDADPVALTARVDGQSTEQGAAEHAGRALAELARCGITVDNFSLGQPSLDEVFLALTDKKGVAA
- a CDS encoding NADPH-dependent FMN reductase; the encoded protein is MTTDNAPLRVAVIIGSTREGRIGDAVGRWFMERARHRSELDLAVLDLADFVFPVHYPGRATGQMTEFTEEIARAEAFVVVTPEYNRSFPASLKQAIDFAYDEWQTKPVAFVSYGHGSAGLYAVEQLRSVFTELHTVTLRNGVALDVLQQPLEGHPGDTGRDRSVALMLDQLGWWGWALREARAVRPYVS